In Paenibacillus sp. G2S3, a single window of DNA contains:
- a CDS encoding NUDIX hydrolase: protein MAWPTHIVAAGGFAENEQGDILLVKTHDGGWVFPGGQVEVGENLVDALIREIKEESGIDVTVSQLIGVYSNTGIHKWYDGVTDVPTKVMFDFICKPVGGELCTSEETSEVMWVAKEKVLDWITQPAIRTRYQAYLDYDGNTRYMDYVTGDTFEVNLDRTV from the coding sequence ATGGCTTGGCCAACACATATTGTAGCGGCAGGTGGATTCGCAGAAAATGAACAAGGAGATATCCTTTTAGTAAAGACGCATGATGGTGGATGGGTATTTCCTGGTGGACAAGTAGAGGTCGGAGAGAACCTGGTGGATGCATTAATTCGAGAGATTAAAGAGGAAAGTGGAATAGATGTCACGGTTTCTCAATTGATTGGTGTGTATTCGAATACAGGCATTCATAAATGGTATGACGGTGTGACGGATGTTCCCACTAAGGTCATGTTTGATTTTATCTGCAAGCCCGTGGGTGGGGAATTATGTACCTCGGAGGAAACCTCTGAAGTAATGTGGGTGGCAAAAGAGAAAGTGCTTGATTGGATTACACAACCGGCTATTCGTACCCGCTATCAAGCTTATTTGGATTACGATGGGAATACGAGGTATATGGATTATGTAACTGGTGACACGTTTGAAGTTAATTTAGATCGAACGGTGTAA
- a CDS encoding TetR/AcrR family transcriptional regulator encodes MDKKRGRPRNSEAEASILAASYDLLLETGFGAVTVEKIAERAKVSKATIYKWWPNKAAVVMDGYLSAASARLPVPDTGSVMDDIMIHATNLANFLRSREGKIITELIGEGQFDAGLAEAYRARFFAPRRQEARQLLERGVTRGQLKADLDIGITIDLLYGPIFYRLLITGDELDEAFVRYMITSAFEGIKA; translated from the coding sequence ATGGATAAAAAAAGAGGACGGCCACGCAATAGCGAAGCCGAGGCTTCTATTCTAGCAGCATCGTATGATCTATTGCTGGAGACCGGATTTGGGGCGGTGACCGTAGAGAAAATTGCCGAACGGGCTAAGGTAAGCAAAGCGACCATTTATAAATGGTGGCCCAACAAAGCAGCCGTGGTCATGGATGGCTACCTTTCTGCAGCTTCTGCAAGATTGCCAGTGCCAGACACCGGTTCGGTCATGGACGATATTATGATCCATGCCACGAATCTGGCTAATTTTCTTCGCAGCCGAGAAGGAAAAATAATTACAGAATTGATCGGTGAAGGACAATTCGATGCTGGCCTTGCTGAGGCCTATCGTGCGAGGTTCTTCGCTCCCCGCCGCCAAGAGGCGCGACAGTTGTTGGAGCGTGGGGTGACCCGAGGTCAATTAAAAGCGGATCTGGATATTGGGATCACGATTGATCTGCTCTATGGACCGATATTTTATCGGCTTCTAATTACAGGGGATGAGCTAGACGAAGCTTTTGTGAGATATATGATCACCTCTGCCTTTGAGGGTATCAAAGCATAA
- a CDS encoding MFS transporter yields MEHAEGKKIPGWITFLLAASCGLIVANLYYAQTLIGQIAQATQLSSGAAGLIVTLTQVGYVLGLLFVVPLSDIIENRRLTVASLAVVVVSLVAATIAPNAAIFLGASLFIGLGSVAAQILVPYAAFLAADEQRGRVVGNVMSGLLLGIMFARPVASFVSGLWGWHAIYAISAVVIALLTLLLSRVLPQRQPVPTMNYGGLIRSLGTLLKITPVLRRRAIYQASLFGAFSLFWTTVSLHLADTYHLSQQGIALFALAGVAGAIASPIAGRLADRGWTRPLTGLAFVLTAVAFLLAYLFQEDSRVTLRLLVAAAILLDMGVSGNLVLGQRAIYSLGNEARGRLNGLFMAIFFVGGAIGSSLGGWAYAYGGWSLTSLIGLALPILAFLYYLTEKKQA; encoded by the coding sequence ATGGAACATGCGGAAGGAAAGAAGATCCCTGGATGGATTACATTTCTATTAGCGGCCTCCTGCGGACTAATTGTGGCCAATCTGTATTACGCCCAAACCCTGATCGGACAGATCGCCCAGGCTACCCAGCTTTCTTCTGGGGCGGCGGGTCTGATTGTAACTTTGACCCAGGTAGGATACGTCCTTGGACTTTTATTCGTAGTACCACTTAGCGATATTATTGAAAATCGCCGCCTGACAGTGGCGTCACTGGCTGTGGTGGTGGTGTCACTGGTAGCAGCCACAATAGCTCCGAATGCAGCAATCTTTCTGGGAGCATCTCTGTTCATTGGTCTCGGTTCCGTAGCTGCCCAGATTCTTGTGCCATATGCAGCTTTTCTGGCTGCTGATGAGCAGCGCGGTAGAGTGGTCGGTAATGTAATGAGTGGGCTGCTGCTCGGTATTATGTTCGCCCGACCTGTGGCTAGTTTTGTCTCTGGATTGTGGGGCTGGCATGCGATTTATGCTATATCCGCCGTAGTGATTGCCTTATTAACACTTCTATTGTCCCGTGTGCTGCCCCAGCGCCAGCCTGTGCCTACGATGAATTATGGCGGATTGATCCGTTCTCTAGGTACTTTACTGAAGATTACGCCAGTGCTGCGCCGCCGGGCGATTTATCAGGCTAGCCTGTTTGGAGCCTTCAGCCTGTTCTGGACGACGGTCTCTTTGCATCTGGCCGATACGTATCATTTAAGTCAGCAAGGCATTGCCTTGTTTGCATTGGCCGGAGTGGCTGGGGCTATCGCTTCTCCCATTGCTGGGAGACTGGCTGACCGGGGCTGGACCCGGCCGTTGACCGGGCTTGCGTTTGTGCTGACAGCTGTGGCTTTTCTGCTAGCGTACTTATTTCAGGAGGATTCGAGAGTAACGCTTAGGTTGCTGGTAGCAGCAGCCATCCTGCTGGATATGGGGGTATCGGGTAATTTGGTGCTTGGACAAAGGGCGATTTATTCCCTTGGCAACGAGGCGAGAGGACGTTTGAACGGATTGTTTATGGCGATATTTTTTGTAGGCGGAGCCATCGGCTCTTCACTGGGCGGCTGGGCATATGCGTACGGTGGTTGGAGTCTGACCAGTTTGATCGGTCTGGCGCTCCCGATCCTGGCCTTCCTATACTATTTAACGGAGAAGAAACAAGCCTAA
- a CDS encoding LysR family transcriptional regulator — MNLHALRLFHVIASTGSVTRASETLNISQPAITAQIKKFEKELSFALFKPQGRGIALTDAGEELALLAKRLFAVEQQIEQFTKDYVNGTNGSIRLAATYLPAHFLIPTWIAKFKQQYEQVEMVITTTNSSDALKQLLNVDVDMAIYGGITEAYPDTIRTEELFQDELWFVVAPHHPYANQQISLSEMMKEPFVMREEGSSTRERLLSLCRTYNTPAPTISLQFNGLHEAIQAVIAGYGANFVSSLVVREYVERGELCRVYVEGIHLKNSIAICTRKNEPLSASAANLIQMIRQNPYTV, encoded by the coding sequence ATGAATCTACATGCTTTACGCTTATTCCATGTGATCGCATCAACGGGTAGCGTGACACGCGCCTCCGAAACTTTAAATATCAGTCAGCCTGCGATTACGGCTCAGATCAAGAAATTCGAAAAGGAACTATCCTTCGCCCTATTCAAGCCTCAAGGTAGAGGTATTGCTTTAACGGATGCGGGTGAAGAGCTTGCTCTACTTGCCAAAAGACTGTTCGCTGTCGAACAGCAGATCGAACAATTCACTAAGGATTACGTTAACGGCACAAATGGAAGTATCCGTCTAGCAGCGACGTATTTGCCAGCTCACTTCCTTATCCCTACCTGGATCGCAAAGTTCAAGCAACAATATGAGCAAGTGGAAATGGTGATTACCACCACCAATTCAAGCGATGCCCTGAAGCAGCTGTTAAATGTAGACGTGGATATGGCGATTTACGGAGGGATTACCGAGGCCTATCCAGATACGATCCGGACAGAAGAGTTATTTCAAGATGAGTTATGGTTTGTGGTCGCACCCCATCACCCCTATGCGAATCAGCAAATTTCTTTATCCGAAATGATGAAGGAGCCTTTTGTCATGCGTGAGGAAGGCAGTTCGACGAGAGAGAGATTATTATCGTTATGCCGAACATATAATACGCCAGCTCCCACGATCTCTTTGCAATTTAACGGACTTCATGAAGCGATCCAAGCCGTTATTGCCGGGTATGGCGCCAACTTCGTCTCTTCACTCGTTGTTCGCGAATATGTTGAACGTGGAGAGTTATGCAGAGTTTATGTTGAAGGCATACATTTGAAGAACAGCATTGCGATCTGTACTCGAAAAAATGAACCGTTATCTGCCTCGGCGGCAAACCTTATTCAGATGATCCGCCAAAATCCTTATACCGTTTAG
- a CDS encoding O-methyltransferase, which yields MNQTNTWDKVDQYITERLIPQDSVLEEVLSTNQQAGLPPFDVSPSQGKFLNLLVQMKGARRILEIGTLGGYSTIWMARALPSDGHIVTLELDPAHAQVAGANFALAQVDDLIELRIGDALEQLSQMKQEGVEPFDFIFIDADKPNNPNYLQWALHFSHPGTVIIGDNVIREGEVINKNSEDPRVIGVRQFYDLLADEPRISATAIQTVGSKGYDGFVLGIVNS from the coding sequence ATGAATCAAACGAATACATGGGATAAAGTCGATCAGTACATTACAGAGCGTTTAATTCCGCAGGACTCCGTGCTGGAGGAAGTGTTGTCTACGAATCAACAGGCAGGGCTGCCACCTTTTGATGTTTCACCTAGTCAGGGCAAATTCCTAAACCTATTGGTTCAAATGAAGGGTGCACGCCGGATTCTGGAGATTGGCACTTTGGGTGGGTACAGTACGATTTGGATGGCAAGGGCGCTCCCGTCTGACGGACATATCGTTACCTTGGAGCTAGATCCAGCGCATGCTCAGGTGGCTGGGGCCAATTTCGCGCTTGCTCAAGTAGATGATCTGATAGAACTTCGTATAGGCGATGCTTTGGAGCAATTGTCTCAGATGAAACAAGAGGGCGTGGAACCCTTTGACTTTATATTCATTGATGCGGATAAACCAAATAACCCTAACTATTTACAATGGGCGCTTCACTTCTCCCATCCCGGAACGGTGATTATTGGGGATAATGTGATTCGTGAAGGCGAGGTCATTAACAAGAATAGCGAAGACCCTCGTGTAATAGGCGTACGGCAATTTTATGATCTATTGGCTGATGAGCCTAGAATTTCGGCAACAGCCATTCAGACGGTGGGAAGTAAAGGGTATGATGGATTCGTATTGGGGATTGTGAATAGCTGA
- a CDS encoding GNAT family N-acetyltransferase, whose protein sequence is MQPTFETQRLILRPFQSTDASKVQELAGDIEVARTTLSIPHPYPDGAAESWIGACRKSADEGDGFPFALISKESNTLIGCMSVNIDKSHKRGELAYWVGKPFWGNGYATEAAKRLIDFGFEDLALNKIWAAAMTSNPASSNVMKKAGMRFEGEFKRHILKWDKFEDIVFYGLIRIEYEDRR, encoded by the coding sequence ATGCAACCTACATTTGAAACACAAAGGTTAATACTAAGACCGTTTCAATCCACAGATGCAAGTAAAGTTCAAGAGCTTGCTGGAGATATAGAGGTAGCTAGAACAACGCTGTCTATTCCTCATCCATACCCTGATGGAGCGGCTGAATCATGGATTGGTGCCTGTAGGAAGAGCGCAGACGAAGGGGATGGATTTCCTTTTGCTTTAATTAGTAAAGAGAGTAATACCTTAATAGGATGTATGAGTGTAAATATAGACAAATCGCATAAAAGAGGTGAGCTTGCTTATTGGGTAGGAAAACCTTTTTGGGGAAATGGCTATGCGACTGAAGCAGCTAAGCGATTAATTGATTTTGGATTTGAAGACCTCGCATTAAATAAAATATGGGCAGCGGCAATGACTAGCAATCCTGCCTCCTCTAACGTTATGAAAAAAGCTGGAATGAGATTTGAAGGAGAATTTAAACGACATATTTTAAAATGGGATAAATTCGAGGATATAGTCTTCTACGGGTTAATTAGAATTGAATATGAAGATAGGAGATAA
- a CDS encoding ABC transporter permease, which produces MSINVLMLRNLRKNIRNYYLYVFALVFSVALYFAFVTLQYDPSMDAVEGSIKGGAAIKAASVLLVAIVSIFLLYANTIFIKRRGKEIGLFQLIGMTKSKIFRILSAENFILYFGSLILGIAVGFSISKLILMILFKIMGIDAIASLRFSTPALVQTLIVFFVIYLLIMLMNYGFIKRQSILSLFRVTSTTEGNVKKLSVFEMIIGIAGIGLILLGYSISSRLFSGDLTSMTELSIAMITILASVIIGTYLFYKGSVSFIFHLIRKKKNGYLNIKEVLSLSSIMFRMKSNAVLLTIITTVSALALGLLSLSYISFYSAEKNAKLYVPSDFILTDIHDAERFKEVLTANNLIFTEKRIEVIQVDVNMEKLLGNNPQAIGMMSKNMTLPVISENSLEDIDLSPDEAYFTKTSSAMENLIAMKDKGDIEFKGQHKVIPQAYKRINMEAPVLYYFTGGGLPVAIVDETIFERLKNDLDPALQRKSSLNIGIDMKERASAEQANELFQNMNFEKGHTTDSQLETKNNQKQNMGLIMFIVAFLGLTFLITSGCILYFKQMDESENEKPNYTILRKLGFTQGDLLRGIQMKQLFNFGIPLVVGLLHSYFAVKSGWFFFGTELWTPMILVMLLYTALYSIFAVLSVFYYKKVIKESL; this is translated from the coding sequence ATGAGCATTAATGTACTGATGCTTCGAAATCTGCGAAAAAACATCAGAAATTACTATCTGTATGTGTTTGCTCTCGTTTTTAGCGTGGCCTTATATTTCGCCTTTGTTACGTTGCAATACGATCCTTCGATGGATGCGGTAGAAGGCTCGATCAAAGGTGGCGCAGCAATCAAGGCTGCCTCAGTCTTACTGGTCGCGATTGTATCCATTTTCCTGTTATATGCAAACACTATCTTCATCAAACGCCGGGGAAAAGAAATTGGCCTGTTCCAGTTAATAGGGATGACCAAAAGTAAAATATTCCGAATCCTTTCGGCAGAGAATTTCATCCTATATTTTGGTTCTTTAATTCTAGGAATAGCCGTAGGCTTTTCTATTTCCAAATTAATTCTAATGATTCTTTTTAAAATAATGGGGATCGATGCGATAGCATCCCTTCGTTTTTCTACCCCAGCCCTGGTTCAAACGCTGATTGTATTCTTTGTAATCTATCTTTTGATCATGCTGATGAATTATGGATTTATTAAAAGACAAAGCATTCTATCCTTATTTCGGGTGACCTCAACCACAGAAGGCAACGTGAAAAAGCTGTCCGTCTTTGAAATGATTATAGGGATCGCTGGGATTGGATTGATCCTGCTTGGCTATTCGATTTCATCTCGATTATTTAGTGGAGACTTAACATCAATGACTGAGCTATCTATAGCCATGATCACTATTCTGGCTTCAGTTATCATTGGGACTTATCTTTTTTATAAAGGCTCGGTAAGCTTTATCTTTCATCTCATTCGTAAAAAGAAAAATGGGTATCTGAATATAAAAGAGGTGTTGTCTCTCTCCTCCATTATGTTCCGAATGAAATCCAATGCCGTATTACTGACCATCATTACAACGGTTTCGGCACTAGCGCTGGGTTTATTATCCTTGAGCTATATCTCTTTCTACTCTGCTGAGAAAAATGCGAAGCTCTATGTCCCGTCAGATTTTATTCTTACGGATATCCATGATGCCGAACGATTTAAAGAGGTATTAACGGCAAATAATTTGATATTCACGGAAAAAAGAATCGAAGTCATTCAAGTGGATGTGAATATGGAGAAACTACTAGGTAACAATCCCCAAGCAATCGGTATGATGTCGAAGAATATGACTCTCCCTGTCATTAGTGAGAATTCGCTTGAGGACATTGATCTATCCCCAGATGAGGCCTATTTTACGAAGACAAGTAGTGCAATGGAGAATCTAATTGCTATGAAGGACAAAGGTGATATTGAATTCAAAGGACAACATAAAGTTATTCCGCAAGCTTATAAAAGAATAAATATGGAAGCCCCCGTTTTATACTATTTCACAGGTGGTGGCTTACCCGTTGCTATTGTAGACGAAACGATCTTCGAACGCTTAAAAAACGATCTAGATCCAGCCCTTCAAAGAAAGTCCTCTCTTAATATCGGCATCGATATGAAAGAACGGGCAAGCGCTGAGCAAGCTAATGAGCTTTTTCAGAACATGAATTTTGAAAAAGGCCACACAACCGACTCTCAACTGGAGACGAAAAATAATCAAAAGCAAAATATGGGACTTATCATGTTTATCGTGGCCTTTCTGGGGTTAACATTCCTGATTACCTCTGGATGCATTCTCTACTTTAAACAAATGGATGAGAGTGAGAACGAAAAGCCCAACTACACGATCCTAAGAAAGCTTGGTTTCACGCAAGGTGATCTGCTTAGAGGGATTCAGATGAAGCAATTGTTCAATTTTGGGATTCCATTAGTCGTAGGTCTGCTTCATAGCTACTTTGCCGTTAAATCGGGCTGGTTCTTCTTCGGCACTGAGCTTTGGACACCGATGATTCTGGTAATGCTCTTGTACACGGCTTTGTATTCGATCTTTGCAGTACTCTCCGTCTTCTATTATAAAAAGGTAATTAAAGAGTCACTTTAA
- a CDS encoding ABC transporter ATP-binding protein, with the protein MAILEATKIHKSYGNKLNKQSVLSGLDISIEEGEFVGIMGSSGSGKTTLLNVLSSIDQISNGSITIEGTEISNMKEKQLAEFRKNHLGFIFQEYNLLDTLTVKENILLPLSITNTPKKIANEKFENVARELGILELKNKYPNEISGGQKQRTSAARAFIHDPSIIFADEPTGALDSKSASDLLNKLSELNQRRKATIVMVTHDPVAASYCSRVIFIKDGTIYTQLNKGEQSRQVFFNDIIKTQGVLGGVQNEH; encoded by the coding sequence ATGGCAATTCTTGAAGCCACTAAAATTCATAAAAGCTACGGAAATAAATTAAATAAACAATCCGTGTTGAGTGGACTGGATATTTCTATAGAAGAAGGCGAGTTTGTTGGGATCATGGGCTCTTCCGGTTCAGGAAAGACCACCCTGCTTAACGTTCTCTCGTCAATTGACCAGATCAGCAACGGATCGATTACCATTGAGGGTACTGAAATTTCTAATATGAAAGAAAAGCAATTAGCTGAATTTCGGAAAAATCATTTAGGATTTATTTTTCAAGAATACAATCTCTTAGATACGCTGACGGTGAAGGAGAACATCCTGTTACCTCTATCCATTACCAACACCCCCAAGAAGATCGCCAATGAGAAATTCGAAAACGTCGCGAGGGAGCTGGGGATTTTAGAGTTAAAGAATAAGTACCCAAATGAAATCTCTGGGGGTCAAAAACAACGCACCTCTGCAGCTCGGGCCTTCATTCATGATCCAAGCATTATTTTTGCTGACGAACCTACAGGAGCCTTGGACTCTAAATCCGCTTCTGATTTGTTAAATAAGCTAAGTGAACTAAATCAAAGACGAAAAGCAACGATCGTTATGGTTACACATGATCCAGTGGCAGCTAGCTATTGCAGTAGAGTTATTTTTATAAAGGATGGTACGATCTATACGCAATTAAATAAAGGAGAACAATCAAGACAAGTCTTCTTCAACGACATCATAAAAACACAAGGTGTATTAGGTGGTGTGCAGAATGAGCATTAA
- a CDS encoding sensor histidine kinase, with translation MIKKYLLERSSWILLVLFTHLFILFVTYMDSSIPFSSVLYLVSLSMLFFVVFLILRYPRETRFYKSLVERDDDLDVTSIATPESPFEQIIEESITNQANWLKQAASHNLIAVEQEKDELLSWIHEVKTPLTAMHLMIERMEDDVMKRHLTYEWLRIHLLLDQQLHQRRIAFIENDLYIEHIDLETLIFGEIKTLQSWCIQKGIGFELDLEVAEVLSDAKWLAFIIRQLLTNAVKYSEASDITVNSYQQAEHIVLEVKDGGRGIDPKDLPRIFDRGFTSTTVHRDNAATGMGLYLAKKAAQSLLIVIGVQSRLGSGTTFTLTFPLKNEFVKLSSV, from the coding sequence ATGATTAAAAAGTATCTCTTGGAAAGAAGTAGCTGGATCCTACTAGTCCTCTTCACCCATCTTTTTATACTCTTTGTCACCTATATGGATTCATCAATCCCATTCTCTTCCGTCCTCTATCTGGTCTCCTTGTCGATGCTTTTTTTCGTGGTGTTCTTAATCCTTCGCTATCCCAGAGAAACCAGGTTCTATAAAAGCTTGGTTGAGCGAGATGATGATCTGGATGTAACGAGCATCGCCACCCCTGAAAGCCCGTTTGAGCAAATTATTGAAGAGAGCATCACCAATCAAGCTAACTGGTTAAAACAAGCTGCCTCGCATAATCTAATTGCGGTAGAACAGGAGAAGGATGAGCTATTATCGTGGATTCATGAGGTGAAGACCCCTCTAACTGCCATGCATCTAATGATTGAGCGTATGGAAGATGATGTAATGAAGAGACATCTGACCTATGAATGGCTGCGAATTCATCTTCTGCTGGATCAACAACTCCACCAAAGGCGGATTGCCTTTATCGAAAATGATTTGTATATAGAACATATCGATTTAGAAACGCTTATTTTTGGCGAGATTAAAACGTTGCAATCCTGGTGTATTCAGAAGGGAATTGGCTTTGAACTGGACTTGGAAGTAGCTGAAGTGCTTAGTGATGCCAAATGGCTGGCTTTTATCATCCGACAACTACTAACCAACGCCGTAAAATATAGTGAAGCTTCAGATATTACAGTGAATAGCTATCAGCAAGCTGAGCATATCGTTCTTGAAGTTAAGGATGGTGGGCGCGGAATAGATCCCAAAGATCTGCCTCGCATTTTTGATAGAGGATTTACTTCCACGACGGTACATCGCGACAATGCCGCCACAGGCATGGGATTATATTTAGCCAAAAAAGCAGCCCAATCCTTGTTGATCGTCATCGGAGTTCAGTCGAGGCTAGGATCAGGAACGACGTTCACTTTAACCTTCCCGCTCAAAAATGAATTTGTGAAGCTCTCAAGCGTGTGA
- a CDS encoding response regulator transcription factor — MFKLLLIEDDSTLFNEIKERLTQWSYDVYGIQDFSNVTQEFIEIKPDLVIIDIQLPKFDGFHWCRMIRSHSNLPIIFLSSRDHPTDMVMSMQLGADDYIQKPFHFDVLIAKVQAILRRVYNYNTDNVELKTWCGATVDYERNLLTYDMGSIELTKNEIFILKFLIEKKNKIVTREELINSLWDDKRFISDNTLTVNVNRLRKKLDELGLGGFIETKVGQGYMAIEEETL, encoded by the coding sequence TTGTTCAAGCTATTATTAATCGAAGACGATTCAACACTGTTTAATGAGATCAAAGAGCGACTTACGCAGTGGTCTTATGATGTGTATGGCATTCAAGATTTCAGCAATGTTACGCAGGAATTTATAGAGATCAAACCTGATTTAGTCATCATCGACATCCAATTACCTAAATTCGATGGATTTCATTGGTGCCGAATGATTCGCTCCCACTCCAACCTCCCGATCATCTTCTTATCGTCCCGGGATCATCCTACGGATATGGTGATGTCCATGCAGCTTGGAGCCGATGACTATATTCAAAAGCCCTTCCATTTCGATGTTCTCATTGCTAAGGTACAAGCGATTCTTCGGCGCGTCTACAATTACAACACGGATAACGTTGAACTCAAAACATGGTGCGGAGCAACCGTGGATTATGAGAGGAATTTATTGACCTATGACATGGGCTCGATTGAGCTTACGAAAAATGAGATTTTTATATTGAAATTTCTTATTGAAAAAAAGAATAAAATCGTCACCCGCGAGGAATTAATCAATAGCTTGTGGGATGATAAACGTTTTATAAGTGACAACACCCTTACCGTCAACGTAAATCGGCTGCGAAAAAAGCTGGATGAGCTTGGATTAGGTGGTTTCATTGAAACGAAAGTGGGACAAGGGTATATGGCTATCGAAGAGGAAACACTATGA
- a CDS encoding TetR/AcrR family transcriptional regulator — MINKRKEQVVHKAHELFIEKGYHATSIQDILNHSRISKGSFYNYFPSKGDLFKAVFTSIHDRLEEGRNSLLIGQDPSDIKIFAEQIQLVMKINKKNKLLQLVEDALVSNDPDLITFIKKTKFNLLTWVHERFLHIFSADKKPYLLDGAIIFTGILQNMLQINSAMNEVITSKQIIDYCTTLIQSIVEEVSEMGIQLISPDHVGKLLPAAEYSDFFNNDLSFATISLKKVIERTFAPGDANLTNYLKLLYFIQEEIMNNKEPRLFLIESALLSLRTCPNLNEAKEFKHYQEVLSKML, encoded by the coding sequence ATGATAAATAAACGAAAAGAGCAAGTGGTTCATAAAGCGCATGAATTATTTATTGAAAAAGGCTACCACGCCACATCCATTCAGGATATTTTGAATCATAGTCGGATCTCCAAAGGGTCTTTTTATAACTATTTCCCTTCCAAAGGGGATCTCTTTAAGGCTGTCTTCACGTCTATTCACGATCGACTTGAAGAAGGGCGAAACTCACTGCTCATTGGTCAAGATCCCTCTGACATTAAGATATTTGCCGAGCAGATTCAGCTGGTCATGAAAATCAATAAGAAAAATAAATTGTTACAGCTCGTTGAAGATGCTTTGGTCTCCAATGACCCAGACTTAATAACCTTTATCAAAAAAACGAAGTTCAATCTCCTAACCTGGGTACATGAACGTTTCCTTCATATTTTCTCTGCCGATAAGAAACCCTATTTACTGGACGGAGCCATCATTTTTACCGGAATTCTGCAAAATATGCTGCAAATCAACAGTGCTATGAATGAGGTCATCACCTCTAAGCAAATCATTGATTATTGCACTACGCTTATCCAATCCATTGTTGAAGAAGTAAGTGAAATGGGTATTCAACTCATCTCACCTGATCACGTGGGCAAATTATTACCGGCAGCGGAATACAGTGATTTTTTCAATAATGATTTATCCTTTGCGACCATAAGCTTGAAGAAAGTAATAGAGAGAACCTTTGCGCCGGGTGATGCGAACCTCACTAATTATCTAAAGCTGTTGTACTTTATCCAGGAAGAAATTATGAACAACAAGGAACCGAGACTGTTCTTAATCGAAAGCGCTCTGCTATCCTTAAGGACATGCCCTAATTTAAATGAAGCCAAAGAGTTTAAGCATTATCAGGAAGTATTATCCAAAATGCTGTAA